aGACACTCACGGTCAGTGTTTGTTACGTTTGTGCTCGCTATTCCTCCTCTAATCTGATCATCACACACAGCAACgcaggagcctcattggtcaacagagctgtcaatcatgatgctatcatttttttaatatcatgaAATAAGGAATTAAAGCAGcgtgataaaaacaaattttaatgacagaaaccaCGTTTGagatgtcccatctgttaacatggagggggcggggcttatgacctatactgcagcctgtcagcggggggagctccaaatgttttggcttcacttttgagtAGCAGTGATGTCGTCCATATTTTTatactgtctgtgtttgtcccAGCCTACGTGCCTTAAAATCATGAGAGCGTTTTGACCGTCAACATGTTGCATCATCTGTCGTTGTCATAGCAGCACGTGTCGTGTCGTTGTTGTCATTATGGCAGCTGGTTTTGTCGTCGTCCTGGCAACGTCTGTTGTCATCAGAGTAGTCTACAGTGTGTCGTTGTGATGGCAGCATGCATGGTCTTGTTGTCATGGCAGTGTATGGTGTAAGCGGCGTGTGTTGTGTCGTGGTCATGGCAGCGTGTGCGAGCGTGCGGCGAGCGCCTCCATCAGCTCGTGGCACAGACACTGACAGAAGCCGTAGAggacgagcagcagcagcgtggaGGGGACCAGACTGACCAGGACCACGCCCAGCCACAGCTGACCAATCATCAGCAGGTAGATCCCTAGAGGAAGTGAGCTGAAGTACACCTGAACACAGAGGACACCTGTCAGACAcacctgctcacctgtctctatCAGACTTACTGTCCACATACTGACCAGGCAGAGCGCCCCCAGCAGGCAGCGCGGGAAGCTGCGGGACGTCCAGGCGCGACACTTCTGAGCCGGCAGGTTGCAGGGCAGGGAGTCCAGGCTGGGGGGGCGGTACAGACCCACCACATTGAGCATGCTCAGTGAGTCCGAGGACGGAGACTCCTCCGGGAGCTCCATGATGGTGATGACGAGACAGTCGGAGGAGCGGTGAGACGGGTTCACGCCTcctcctgacagacagacaggcagaggagaggtggaggtcACGGTTACACGACAAGGAGCCACGCAAAACACAATCCTTTAAAAAACCAGTTTGTGTTCAGACAACAACCTCCGAGCACAGAGAAGAAACACTAACAACGCTGCAGTACACACAGCCGGCCAGTAGGTGGTGCTGTGACTTTGTGCACATCCAATATAAACAGATGACTAACACACAAAACGTTACTTTTTACTCCAAGTGACCCCAAACTACAAAGAGAGTCAATTTAACAAACAGAACGGGAGTCGGGTTACGTCTGGTATAATCCTGAACAGCACAAATGATGAACTCTGCATTAATGTGATTCTGTGTCTAGCAAAATTCTTTATatacaaaaatagatttttaaagtCATCCCCcaattttgtctgttttttgaatgaatttaaattgtACCTCAAGTCCTTAAAATTTGTAAAAGGAAAAGTAGCACAAACAGTTTATGATATTTTGAATTAGAAACTGAAAACTGATATGCCCTTGTATATTTGATTCATTGTTTatcttatttattattatttgttcttATATTCAGTCCAGACCTCATTAACTGCACTTTAAGACATTTCATTTCTACATGTTAAAATGATGTACAGCTGTTTCCTTTGGTAATTCTGTACAGAATGAGACCATTGTAAGAAGTCTTTTACATTTGTACATTTGCAAGAaatttttaagaaatgtttaataaaaaataaaaaaaacacctaaaaaaaaaacccgcagGAGTCGGCCATTTCTGTTGTAGTCCAACTCCTCGCTCATGGCTTCTGACTGGAAGCGTACTGAGCATGTGCGACATATCTCAGTTTTCAGAGGAGCTGCATATTCTCAGTTTACACGACAGAGACGGTGATGTTTTCTAAAGTTTGTATCCTGGAACCCGTTCATAAAATGTTGCATTCTCAAGACACCCAGTCGCATCATCGACAGTCAGGTACAGAGAAATAAGAAAGTTTAGAGAATGACCTTGAATTATTTTACCAGTGAGACTGTTTGGACTCAGcaccacctcccctcctccccctcctcctcctcctcctcctcctcctcctcgccggGCTCGATCCTGACACGACAGAACGGCCAGGATGTGTCGGTCGTCCTCCATCAGCcacacctgaagaagaagaagattaacGATGAATCACTTTGTACAAGAACGAGTGGAAGCAGATCCTGCAGGTTTATCAAAACACAGATTGTGTTCCCTCACATGTGAATCACTTTGCACTTTTAGTCTGACATATTAATGCGTTCACTTTTTAATTGCTTTAATgcttttttgtccctttaggcacaCCGTAGTTAAGCTAATGTAGCGTCTTCCTGCTAACAGAAGATGAAGCCTCACCTCTTCGTCCGGGACGTGAGTCTTGTGGCGACAGAAAGGACAGCTGATGGCGGGTGAAGACTCTCCTGAAAATCACaagtatcatcatcatcatgtgatCAGGGTCACAGGGGTCAAACTGAGGATCTGATTGGCTCACCCATGTCGACCATCTTCTTCAGACACTTGGCGCAGACTCGGTGCAGACAGCCCAGCAGTTTGGGTTTCCTGCTGCGAGTGTCGTAGCGGTTGTAGCAGATTTTACACTCGAGTTCCtccagagtgtaaaccagagaCTGAGCCCAGGTCTgcacctgaacgcaccacggcagagggttaatgacactgaatgcaccatgacactgaacgcaccacggcagagggttaatgacactgaacgcaccatgacactgaacacaccatgacactgaacgcaccacggcagagggttaatgacactgaacgcaccacgacagggttaatgacactgaacgcaccacgacagggtcaatgacactgaacgcaccacgacagagttaatgaccctgaacgcagcacgagagagttaatgacactgaacgcaccacgacagagttaatggcactgaacgcaccacgacagagttaatgaccctgaacgcaccacgacagagttaatgacactgaacgcaccatgacactgaacgcaccacggcagagggttaatgacactgaacgcaccatgacactgaacgcaccacggcagagggttaatgacactgaacgcaccatgacactgaacacaccatgacactgaacgcaccacggcagagggttaatgacactgaacgcaccatgacactgaacgcaccatgacagagggttaatgacactgaacgcaccatgacactgaacgcaccacgacactgaacgcaccacgacagagggttaatgacactgaacgcaccatgacactgaacgcaccacggcagagggttaatgacactgaacgcaccacggcagagggttaatgacactgaacgcaccacgacagagggttaatgacactgaacgcaccacggcactgaacgcaccacgacactgaacgcaccacgacactgaacgcaccacgacagagggttaatgacactgaacgcaccacgacactgaacgcaccacgacactggacgcaccacgacagagggttaatgacactgaacgcaccacggcagagggttaatgacactgaacgcaccatagcactgaacgcaccacgacagagagttaatgacactgaacgcaccacggcagagggttaatgacactgaacgcaccatgacactgaacgcaccacgacactgaacgcaccatgacactgaacgcaccacgacagagggttaatgacactgaacgcaccatgaCACTGACCACACCacgacactgaacgcaccacggcagagggttaatgacactgaacgcaccacggcagagggttaatgacactgaacgcaccatgacactgaacgcaccacgacagagggttaatgacactgaacgcaccatgacactgaacgcaccacggcagagggttaatgacactgaacgcaccatggcactgaacgcaccacgacactgaacgcaccacgacagagggttaatgacactgaacgcaccatggcactgaacgcaccacggcagagggttaatgacactgaacgcaccacggcagagggttaatgacactgaacgcaccacgacactgaacgcaccacggcagagagttaatgacactgaacgcaccacgacactgaacgcaccattacagagggttaatgacactgaacgcaccacgacactgaacgcaccatggcagagggttaatgacactgaacgcaccacgacagagttaatgacactgaacgcaccacgacagagggttaatgacactgaacgcaccacgacagagttaatgacactgaacgcaccacgacagagggttaatgacactgaacgcaccacgacagagttaatgacactgaacgcaccacgacagagggttaatgacactgaacgcaccacgacagagttaatgacactgaacgcaccacgacagagggttaatgacactgaacgcaccacggcagagggttaatgacactgaacgcaccatgacactgaacgcaccacgacagagggttaatgacactgaacgcaccatgacactgaacgcaccacggcagagggttaatgacactgaacgcaccatggcactgaacgcaccacgacactgaacgcaccacgacagagggttaatgacactgaacgcaccatgacactgaacgcaccacggcagagggttaatgacactgaacgcaccacggcagagggttaatgacactgaacgcaccacgacactgaacgcaccacggcagagggttaatgacactgaacgcaccacgacactgaacgcaccatgacagagggttaatgacactgaacgcaccacgacactgaacgcaccatggcagagggttaatgacactgaacgcaccacgacagagttaatgaccctgaacgcagcacgagagagttaatgacactgaacgcaccacgacagggttaatgacactgaacgcaccacgacagggttaatgacactgaacgcaccacgacagagttaatgacactgaacgcagcacgagagttaatgacactgaacgcagcACGAcagggttaatgacactgaacgcaccacgacagagggttaatgacactgaacgcaccacgacagggttaatgacactgaacgcaccacgacagagttaatgacactgaacgcaccacgacagagggttaatgacactgaacgcaccacgacagagttaatgacactgaacgcaccacgacagagttaatgacCCTGAACGCGGCACGAgagagttaatgacactgaacgcaccacgacagagggttaatgacactgaacgcaccacgacagagttaatgacactgaacgcaccacgacagagggttaatgacactgaacgcaccacggcagagggttaatgacactgaacgcaccacgacactgaacgcaccacggcagagggttaatgacactgaacgcaccacgacactgaacgcaccatgacagagggttaatgacactgaacgcaccacgacactgaacgcaccatggcagagggttaatgacactgaacgcaccacgacagagttaatgaccctgaacgcagcatgagagagttaatgacactgaacgcaccacgacagggttaatgacactgaacgcaccacgacagggttaatgacactgaacgcaccacgacagagttaatgacactgaacgcagcacgagagttaatgacactgaacgcaccacgacagggttaatgacactgaacgcaccacgacagagggttaatgacactgaacgcaccacgacagggttaatgacactgaacgcaccacgacagagttaatgacactgaacgcaccacgacagagggttaatgacactgaacgcaccacgacagagttaatgacactgaacgcaccacgacagagttaatgacCCTGAACGCGGCACGAgagagttaatgacactgaacgcaccacgacagagttaatgacactgaacgcaccacgacagagttaatgacactgaacgcaccacgacagagttaatgaccctgaacgcagcacgagagagttaatgacactgaacgcaccacgacagggttaatgacactgaacgcaccacgacagagttaatgacactgaacgcaccacgacagagttaatgaccctgaacgcaccacgacagagttaatgacactgaatgcaccacgacagagggttaatgacactgaacgcaccacgacagagggttaatgacactgaacgcaacACGACAGGGtcaatgacactgaacgcaccacgacagagttaatgaccctgaacgcagcacgagagagttaatgacactgaacgcaccacgacagagttaatgacacggaacgcaccacgacagagggttaatgacactgaacgcaccacgacagagttaatgacactgaacgcaccacgacagagggttaatgacactgaacgcaccacgacagagttaatgacactgaacgcaccacgacagagggttaatgacactgaacgcaccacgacagggtcaatgacactgaacgcaccacgataGGGTCAATgaccctgaacgcaccacgacagagtcAATGACCCTGAACGCAGCACGAGAGAGtcaatgacactgaacgcaccacgacagagttaatgacacggaacgcaccacgacagagttaatgacactgaacgcaccacgacagagttaatgacactgaacgcaccacgagaGAGGGTTAaagacactgaacgcaccacgacagagttaatgacactgaacgcaccacgacagagttaatggcactgaacgcaccacgacagagttaatgacactgaacgcaccacgacagagttaatggcactgaacgcaccacgacagagttaatgaccctgaacgcaccacgacagagttaatgacactgaacgcaccacgacagagggttaatgacactgaacgcaccacgacagagggttaatgacactgaacgcaccacgacagagttaatgacacggaacgcaccacgacagagttaatgacacggaacgcaccacgacagagttaatgacactgaacgcagcACGAgagagttaatgacactgaatgcaccacgacagagttaatgacactgaacgcaccacgacagagttaatgacactgaacgcagcACGAgagagttaatgacactgaacgcaccacgacagagggttaatgaccctgaacgcaccacgacagggttaatgacactgaacgcaccacgacagggttagtgacactgaacgcaccacgacagggttaatgacactgaacgcaccacgacagagttaatgaccctgaacgcaccacgacagagttaatgacactgaacgcaccacgatagagttaatgacactgaacgcaccacgagaGAGGATTAaagacactgaacgcaccacgacagagttaatgacactgaacgcaccacgacagagggttaatgacactgaacgcaccacgacagagttaatgacactgaacgcaccacgacagagttaatgacactgaacgcaccacgacagagttaatgacactgaacgcaccacgacagagggttaatgacactgaacgcaccacgacagagttaatgacactgaacgcaccacgacagagttaatgacactgaacgcaccacgacagggttaatgacactgaacgcaccacgacagggttaatgacactgaacgcaccacgacagggtcaatgacactgaacgcaccacgacagagttaatgaccctgaacgcaccacgacagagttaatgacactgaacgcaccacgacagagggttaaagacactgaacgcaccacgacagagttaatgacactgaacgcaccacgacagagttaatgaccctgaacgcaccacgacagagttaatgacactgaacgcaccacgacagagttaatgaccctgaacgcaccacgacagagttaatgacactgaacgcaccacgacagagggttaatgacactgaacgcaccacgacagagttaatgaccctgaacgcaccacgacagagttaatgacactgaacgcaccacgacagagggttaatgacactgaacgcaccacgacagagttaatgacactgaacgcaccacgacagagggttaatgacactgaacgcaccacgacagagttaatgacactgaacgcaccacgacagagttaatgacactgaacgcaccacgacagggttaatgacactgaacgcaccacgacagggttaatgacactgaacgcaccacgacagggtcaatgacactgaacgcaccacgacagagttaatgacCCTGAACGCAGCACGAGAGAGTTAATgaccctgaacgcaccacgacagagttaatggcactgaacgcaccacgacagagttaatgaccctgaacgcaccacgacagagttaatgacactgaacgcaccacgacagagggttaaagacactgaacgcaccacgacagagttaatgacactgaacgcaccacgacagagttaatgaccctgaacgcaccacgacagagttaatgaccctgaacgcaccacgacagagttaatgacactgaacgcaccacgacagagggttaatgacactgaacgcaccacgacagagttaatgaccctgaacgcaccacgacagagttaatgacactgaacgcaccacgacagagggttaatgacactgaacgcaccacaacagagtgtaaatgaCCCTGAATGGATCGGAGGTTTAATGAACGTGTGTCGTCCTTTCTTAATGAACTCGTTGTGTCGTCCATGTGATCACGACAGACTCGCTGTTGTgagaaaatattacaaaatcTCACCTTCCCCTCCATCCcagacactgaacgcaccacgacagagttaatgacactgaacgcaccacgacagagttaatgaccctgaacgcaccacgacagagggttaatgacactgaacgcaccacgacagagttaatgacactgaacgcaccacgacagagggttaatgacactgaacgcaccacgacagagtgTAAATGACCCTGAATGGATCGGAGGTTTAATGAACGTGTGTCGTCCTTTCTTAATGAACTCGTTGTGTCGTCCATGTGATCACGACAGACTCGCTGTTGTgagaaaatattacaaaatcTCACCTTCCCCTCCATCCCCCGAgcaggctccgcctccttcaaCAGACTCATCTTTTTATCTTCACTTAAACCAGGAGGAGGGGCTAtggtgggcggggcttaacTAGACCAGAGGCCGTCACCTGACTGGAGGACAAAAAGGTAAAGcagtaaaataacttttattaaaaagaataatattaaaagttttaaaacaatgaatgttGCTGCAGCAGAATTCAAACGTCCTGCAGTAACagtcaaataaacagaaatacacTTAAACTTCTGATTTCACAGATGAAGCGCTGGGTACCTGATTCCAGATCAGCTGATCAGTCTGACGCTCTGAGAGGACGTCCATCTGTCCAGCCTGAAgacctacagacagacagggagggagggaggaggtgagacaggttacaggtgagagaggagattTAAGCCCTCGTCACACTGCCACTCACCCACCAGAGGGGGCTGAAGCTGTGGGTCCTGCGCCCCTCACTGTGAGAGCACTGTGAGGCCCCC
The Labrus mixtus chromosome 7, fLabMix1.1, whole genome shotgun sequence DNA segment above includes these coding regions:
- the LOC132977191 gene encoding E3 ubiquitin-protein ligase RNF182, whose protein sequence is MSLLKEAEPARGMEGKVQTWAQSLVYTLEELECKICYNRYDTRSRKPKLLGCLHRVCAKCLKKMVDMGESSPAISCPFCRHKTHVPDEEVWLMEDDRHILAVLSCQDRARRGGGGGGGGGGGGGEVVLSPNSLTGKIIQGGGVNPSHRSSDCLVITIMELPEESPSSDSLSMLNVVGLYRPPSLDSLPCNLPAQKCRAWTSRSFPRCLLGALCLVYFSSLPLGIYLLMIGQLWLGVVLVSLVPSTLLLLVLYGFCQCLCHELMEALAARSHTLP